The following are from one region of the Acidobacteriota bacterium genome:
- a CDS encoding bifunctional nuclease family protein has translation MEVEMKIRGLMMDPVTNMPIVLLKDVGSDTVLPIWVGVYEANAIALEIEKVSTPRPMTHDLIKNVLTGLDALVHKVVVTELKDDTFFAVIWLEKEGRVVSVDSRPSDALALALRMDCPIFVEDEVLKNSKQASNLSERATSDELRKFLEGLSDDDLGKYKM, from the coding sequence ATGGAAGTTGAAATGAAAATTCGCGGGCTCATGATGGACCCAGTCACAAACATGCCCATCGTGCTGCTCAAGGATGTCGGCAGTGACACGGTACTCCCCATCTGGGTCGGAGTGTACGAAGCCAACGCGATCGCGCTCGAAATTGAAAAAGTCAGTACGCCGCGCCCGATGACCCACGACCTGATCAAAAATGTCCTGACCGGCCTGGACGCGCTTGTCCACAAAGTAGTTGTGACCGAACTTAAGGACGACACTTTCTTTGCCGTGATCTGGCTGGAAAAGGAAGGCCGCGTCGTGAGCGTGGACTCCCGCCCGTCCGACGCATTGGCGCTCGCTCTGCGCATGGATTGTCCTATCTTCGTCGAGGACGAAGTTCTGAAGAACTCGAAACAGGCCAGCAACCTGTCCGAACGCGCCACCAGCGACGAACTCCGTAAATTTCTCGAGGGCTTGAGCGACGACGATCTCGGCAAGTACAAGATGTAA
- a CDS encoding GAF domain-containing protein, with protein MIKAVKSSPLQSVAPSQVEPFLLEVVDVVNTTLDLETTLRRVAELVRKVIDYEIFAILLLNEQRQELYVRFQVGYPVEVADRARIKVGQGVTGRAAQLRQPMLVNDVSKEEFYVDAVPNVHSELAIPLIVKNRVIGVIDIEAREIGYFTEEHMRLLTLIASRMAVAIENARLYTRTTRQARTLLLLNEIARELTSILNLDELLKRVGELLSRIIDYQMFSVLLVDPDTDKLQHRFALRFQERLHLKHDIPLGRGLVGHAAQSKQAILVPDVSKDSRYILLNPETRSELAVPLIYKEKVIGVLDLEHTRRGYFTEDHKRTLTTLAAQVAIAIENARLYEQIAKQEQRLERDLALAHELQFRLLPHAKPKIPNLEVSAKFVPARAIGGDLYDFIHYSLSRVGIVIGDVSGKGAPAAIYAALVSGILRSHAPIEPGPAEMLSAVNLSLGERRIDGQFVSIIYAVWDDERRSLQVANSGLPRPIYCHNGKIETIDVTGLPLGLFDEADYDELSFKAKPGDLFVFYSDGILDARNRDGRSFARERLEEIILGCQTQSADCVVSNIFKAVAEHAAGADPFDDQTVVAIRVKDGAAGAGKRK; from the coding sequence ATGATTAAGGCAGTGAAATCTAGCCCCTTACAATCGGTAGCACCCTCCCAGGTGGAGCCCTTCCTGCTGGAAGTGGTCGACGTGGTCAACACCACCCTGGATCTGGAAACTACGCTCCGACGCGTAGCTGAACTAGTCCGCAAGGTCATTGATTACGAAATCTTCGCCATCCTTTTGCTCAACGAACAGCGCCAGGAACTGTATGTCCGTTTTCAGGTGGGATATCCAGTGGAAGTGGCGGATCGGGCGAGAATCAAGGTTGGCCAGGGCGTCACGGGACGGGCGGCCCAGCTTCGGCAGCCGATGCTGGTCAACGATGTGTCCAAGGAAGAGTTTTATGTGGATGCGGTTCCGAACGTGCACTCGGAACTGGCTATTCCGTTGATCGTGAAGAACCGCGTAATCGGTGTCATCGATATTGAAGCACGAGAAATCGGCTACTTCACCGAAGAGCACATGCGCCTGCTTACCTTGATTGCGTCCCGCATGGCGGTCGCGATTGAGAATGCGAGGCTATACACGCGCACGACGCGTCAGGCGCGAACGCTGCTCTTGCTAAATGAGATTGCGCGAGAGCTGACATCGATCCTGAACCTGGATGAGCTGTTGAAGCGGGTCGGCGAGCTGCTCAGCCGGATCATCGACTACCAGATGTTCAGCGTTTTGCTGGTGGATCCGGATACGGATAAGCTCCAGCATCGCTTTGCGCTCCGCTTTCAGGAGCGACTGCATCTCAAGCACGACATTCCACTCGGCCGCGGGCTGGTGGGACATGCAGCGCAGAGCAAACAAGCCATACTGGTTCCGGACGTCTCCAAAGACTCCCGATACATTCTGTTGAATCCGGAAACGCGGTCGGAACTAGCTGTTCCGCTCATCTACAAAGAGAAAGTCATTGGCGTACTCGACCTGGAACACACGCGCCGCGGCTATTTCACGGAAGATCACAAGCGCACTTTGACGACGCTGGCCGCGCAGGTCGCGATTGCGATCGAGAACGCGCGCCTTTACGAGCAGATTGCGAAACAGGAGCAGCGCCTGGAACGCGATCTGGCGCTTGCCCATGAACTGCAGTTTCGGCTACTCCCACATGCGAAGCCCAAGATTCCGAATCTTGAAGTGAGCGCGAAATTCGTTCCCGCGCGCGCCATTGGCGGCGATCTGTACGATTTCATCCATTACTCGCTATCGAGAGTGGGGATTGTGATCGGCGACGTCAGTGGCAAGGGGGCTCCGGCTGCAATCTATGCGGCGCTGGTAAGCGGCATTCTTCGCTCCCACGCTCCCATCGAGCCGGGACCGGCGGAAATGTTGTCGGCGGTCAATTTATCGCTCGGCGAACGGCGCATCGATGGACAGTTCGTTTCGATCATCTATGCGGTATGGGACGACGAACGCCGCAGCCTGCAGGTGGCAAACTCGGGACTGCCGCGTCCGATCTATTGTCACAATGGCAAAATCGAAACAATTGACGTAACCGGCTTGCCTCTGGGGCTTTTCGATGAAGCCGATTATGACGAATTGAGCTTTAAGGCGAAGCCGGGTGATCTGTTCGTGTTTTACAGCGATGGAATTCTCGACGCACGCAACCGCGACGGCCGTTCTTTCGCACGCGAACGGCTGGAGGAGATCATTCTCGGGTGTCAGACCCAGTCGGCGGACTGCGTGGTCAGCAATATTTTCAAAGCCGTGGCCGAACATGCCGCGGGTGCGGATCCGTTCGACGACCAGACAGTAGTCGCCATTCGCGTCAAGGACGGCGCAGCCGGGGCAGGCAAACGGAAGTGA
- the hpt gene encoding hypoxanthine phosphoribosyltransferase, with amino-acid sequence MHGNRAFRFDAISCIKCAVSELKVLLSREQIAIRVSEMAAEITRDFEGQSIIFVGVLKGAAIFLSDLARKVPLDATFDFIGVSSYGNRPTPAENPAGHAAWDSLGEVRMTKDLDQSMAGRNVILVEDILDTGLTLNYIQKLLLAHQPLSLRIAALLDKPSRRKMPIHAHYIGFAIPDAYVVGYGLDYAEKYRNLPDICVVENP; translated from the coding sequence ATGCACGGCAATCGGGCATTTCGATTCGACGCGATCTCGTGTATAAAGTGTGCCGTGAGTGAACTTAAAGTATTACTGTCGCGCGAGCAGATTGCCATTCGAGTTTCAGAGATGGCGGCGGAGATTACCCGCGATTTCGAAGGTCAGTCCATTATTTTTGTCGGGGTCCTGAAGGGGGCAGCAATTTTCCTGAGCGATCTCGCTCGCAAGGTTCCACTCGATGCCACGTTCGACTTTATTGGAGTATCCAGCTACGGAAACCGGCCAACACCGGCGGAAAATCCGGCGGGCCACGCGGCGTGGGACTCGCTCGGAGAGGTTCGCATGACCAAGGACCTCGATCAGTCGATGGCCGGCCGCAATGTAATTCTCGTCGAAGACATTCTGGACACAGGGCTGACGCTGAACTACATCCAGAAGCTTTTGCTTGCTCACCAGCCGCTCTCTCTGCGGATTGCCGCGCTGCTCGACAAACCATCGCGCCGGAAGATGCCGATCCATGCTCACTACATTGGATTTGCTATCCCCGACGCGTACGTCGTCGGCTACGGACTGGACTACGCAGAGAAGTATCGCAACCTTCCAGACATTTGTGTGGTCGAAAATCCTTAG
- a CDS encoding O-methyltransferase has translation MADLDPNYHWRMGGITVESVEDYLYSLLPARDEVLAEMEAEAAKNKVPIIGPAVARVLYQLATIKGAKRVFEMGSAIGYSTIWLARAVGEGGRVVYTDGNKKNADKARRYFERAGVADRITIRIGDALEFLSEETEAYDIIFCDVDKTDYPRAFRMALSHLKSGGLFLADNVLWSGKVSKPNPDAETKAILELNQLMYQSPDVYTTILPLRDGLSVCVKK, from the coding sequence ATGGCTGACCTGGACCCAAACTATCACTGGCGCATGGGTGGAATTACCGTCGAAAGCGTCGAGGACTATCTCTACTCGCTCCTGCCTGCCCGGGACGAAGTTCTCGCCGAGATGGAAGCCGAAGCCGCAAAGAACAAGGTGCCGATCATCGGACCGGCGGTCGCGCGCGTTCTGTATCAACTGGCGACGATCAAGGGCGCCAAGAGAGTTTTTGAAATGGGTTCGGCCATCGGCTACTCGACGATCTGGTTGGCGCGAGCCGTCGGTGAAGGCGGACGCGTTGTCTATACCGATGGCAACAAGAAAAACGCCGACAAGGCTCGCCGCTACTTTGAACGGGCTGGCGTGGCTGATCGCATTACGATCCGCATTGGAGATGCGCTCGAATTCCTTTCGGAAGAGACGGAAGCCTACGACATCATCTTCTGCGATGTGGACAAGACCGACTATCCGCGTGCGTTCCGGATGGCGTTGTCCCATCTTAAAAGCGGCGGCCTCTTCCTTGCCGACAATGTTTTGTGGAGCGGAAAAGTGTCCAAGCCCAACCCCGACGCCGAAACCAAGGCAATTCTTGAACTCAACCAGTTGATGTATCAATCACCCGATGTCTACACGACCATCCTGCCTTTGCGAGATGGATTGTCGGTCTGCGTGAAGAAGTAA
- a CDS encoding rhomboid family intramembrane serine protease: MIPLRDDQPSFSTPLINYFLIVLNVLIFLWEVSVGAHSAGALNAFIAEFGVVPRHTVAVLTGRSYDGAITALLPFFTSMFLHGGWKHLAGNMIFLWVFGDNVEDYLGHFRYLLFYLIGGVVAALSQIMVNPNSIVPTVGASGAIAGVMGAYFILYPKARVLVWFPPIFFFHVPAWLMLGYWFLVQFLIGTASSMTATSQTEGGIAFWAHVGGFVAGVLAIKLFSERPQRHRYGAW, encoded by the coding sequence ATGATTCCCCTCCGCGACGACCAACCGAGCTTCTCGACGCCGCTCATCAACTATTTCCTGATCGTCTTGAATGTTCTGATATTCCTGTGGGAAGTCTCCGTCGGCGCTCACAGCGCCGGCGCCCTGAATGCATTTATCGCGGAGTTCGGTGTCGTGCCTCGGCACACCGTCGCCGTCCTCACCGGCCGTTCCTACGACGGTGCGATCACTGCCTTGCTTCCTTTCTTTACCTCCATGTTCCTGCACGGCGGCTGGAAGCATCTCGCAGGCAACATGATTTTCCTTTGGGTCTTTGGCGACAACGTCGAAGACTATCTCGGACACTTCCGATATCTGCTGTTCTACCTGATCGGTGGAGTGGTAGCAGCGCTATCGCAGATCATGGTCAACCCCAACTCCATCGTTCCGACGGTCGGCGCCAGTGGGGCGATCGCCGGGGTAATGGGGGCCTATTTCATTCTTTATCCAAAAGCGCGAGTTCTGGTGTGGTTTCCACCGATCTTTTTCTTCCATGTACCAGCATGGCTGATGCTCGGCTACTGGTTTCTGGTTCAGTTCCTGATCGGAACCGCGTCCTCGATGACAGCGACTTCGCAGACCGAGGGTGGCATCGCCTTCTGGGCACACGTTGGAGGATTCGTCGCCGGCGTTCTGGCAATCAAACTATTTTCAGAACGTCCCCAGCGCCATCGCTATGGAGCCTGGTAG
- the ypdA gene encoding YpdA family putative bacillithiol disulfide reductase, translating into MPETLTRTQTVPRKDTRIDVLIVGAGPTGLACAIEAQKAGFKVCILDKGCLVNSIYNYPTNMVFFTTPELLEIGDIPFTSSLVKPTRLEALEYYRRAAQHYDLQVCQYHWVKTINGKDGDFHIAATDRQGHIHDYCARKIIVSTGYYDLPNQIGIPGEDLQKVFHYYREPHPYFDSDVVIVGGKNSAAEAALDLWRHGARVTMVYRGSQIHPNVKYWVRPDVENRIKSGEIGAYFNSRVIEIGQDFVVLDTPEGSRRLENDFVFALTGYHPDYDFLTSVGIELSTEQHRPVCDPETLESNVRGIYVAGVIVAGSRTSEIFIENGRFHGKQIAAHLRKSIRPGSNGPISLSAD; encoded by the coding sequence ATCCCCGAGACACTCACTCGTACTCAGACCGTCCCCCGCAAGGACACCCGTATTGACGTACTCATCGTCGGCGCGGGGCCCACTGGATTGGCCTGCGCGATCGAGGCCCAGAAAGCCGGATTCAAGGTCTGCATTCTCGACAAAGGCTGCCTGGTGAACTCGATTTACAACTATCCAACGAACATGGTTTTTTTCACGACACCCGAATTGCTGGAGATTGGCGATATCCCCTTCACCAGTTCGCTCGTGAAGCCGACACGTCTGGAGGCGCTTGAATATTACCGGCGTGCCGCCCAGCACTACGATTTGCAGGTTTGCCAGTACCACTGGGTCAAAACGATTAACGGTAAAGATGGAGACTTCCACATTGCCGCCACCGATCGCCAGGGACACATACACGATTACTGCGCTCGCAAGATTATTGTCTCCACTGGTTATTACGATTTGCCCAACCAGATCGGCATCCCCGGGGAGGATCTGCAGAAGGTTTTCCACTACTATCGCGAGCCACATCCCTATTTTGATAGCGATGTCGTCATCGTAGGCGGGAAGAATTCTGCGGCCGAAGCGGCGCTCGATCTGTGGAGGCACGGTGCTCGCGTGACCATGGTGTATCGCGGCAGCCAGATTCATCCGAACGTGAAGTATTGGGTTCGCCCCGATGTCGAGAATCGAATCAAGTCAGGAGAGATCGGCGCGTACTTCAACAGCCGCGTGATCGAGATTGGACAGGACTTTGTTGTACTCGACACGCCGGAGGGCTCGCGTCGCCTGGAGAACGATTTTGTCTTCGCGCTGACTGGATATCACCCTGACTACGATTTCCTCACCAGCGTAGGTATTGAACTCTCTACCGAGCAACATCGCCCGGTCTGCGATCCGGAGACTCTGGAAAGTAACGTCCGGGGCATCTACGTTGCTGGAGTGATCGTTGCGGGATCCCGCACCAGCGAAATTTTTATTGAGAATGGCCGCTTCCACGGGAAACAGATCGCTGCCCACCTTCGCAAGTCCATCCGTCCCGGTTCCAACGGACCCATTAGCCTGAGCGCAGACTAA
- a CDS encoding zinc ribbon domain-containing protein, with the protein MKCTKCAAEAGSGRFCRSCGAPTATASEGAAQAVVVCPSCRTSVPPGAKFCANCAAPLGSAPVQPPAAVPAEPILICVHCGTEAKAGTKFCNACGKSVAAVPPPPTPDAAPTLASPDLMPTAVISTPARSAAPPQVAPPAPQPVPVVPAAAPKLVPKVQPNAPFAGQAPQQPGGSRILVVTSIIILAIAAAGSVYWFVLRKPTAASTQNASPSDTTAVAQPANQAPADSTSQAGVSPDSQPASSSDSQPSADATPASTDAAGTAPTGNSPASGNPSTPAPPAHPLKRPPAKATGSAFAQAHANAEQAFAASQYLNPPEGSALFWARKAKALGDPGAAQVEQDVFNKLMADFTAARQSHSYDQAQAQLYQIASSFPEHTELRHVQDEVHQEQQHYAQQMEEQRRQAEAAAQTKKFAVQHRHGTGESSCTGTISVTPDGVGHYDCSTPDGKGRCEHVVFGADSLKEVKVRGDGSLHVATRQQGNFDFTGADMTVRDASTALVHLVGKH; encoded by the coding sequence ATGAAGTGTACAAAATGCGCAGCCGAGGCTGGTTCAGGACGGTTTTGCCGGAGTTGCGGTGCGCCTACAGCGACCGCCAGCGAAGGAGCTGCGCAGGCGGTGGTTGTTTGTCCTTCCTGCCGAACGAGCGTACCGCCGGGAGCGAAATTCTGTGCGAACTGCGCAGCGCCGTTGGGAAGCGCTCCAGTCCAGCCGCCCGCGGCTGTGCCTGCAGAACCAATCCTGATTTGCGTGCATTGCGGGACAGAAGCAAAAGCGGGTACGAAATTTTGCAACGCTTGCGGAAAGTCGGTGGCCGCCGTGCCGCCGCCACCCACGCCGGATGCCGCGCCGACGCTGGCGTCGCCTGACCTGATGCCGACCGCGGTGATCTCAACGCCCGCTCGTTCAGCAGCTCCGCCGCAAGTAGCCCCACCTGCTCCTCAACCTGTGCCCGTTGTTCCAGCAGCGGCTCCGAAACTGGTGCCAAAAGTTCAGCCGAACGCACCCTTTGCTGGGCAAGCGCCGCAACAGCCGGGCGGCAGCCGCATTCTTGTAGTTACAAGTATTATCATTCTGGCGATTGCCGCAGCCGGATCAGTGTATTGGTTCGTTTTACGAAAGCCGACAGCTGCGAGTACGCAGAACGCGTCCCCTTCCGACACGACCGCTGTTGCGCAGCCTGCGAATCAAGCGCCGGCAGATTCAACATCGCAAGCGGGAGTGAGTCCGGATTCACAACCTGCTTCCTCCAGCGACTCGCAACCGTCAGCCGATGCGACTCCCGCGAGCACAGACGCGGCCGGAACGGCTCCGACAGGGAACAGTCCGGCGTCCGGTAACCCGAGCACGCCTGCACCTCCCGCCCATCCACTGAAACGACCGCCCGCCAAGGCCACGGGTTCGGCGTTTGCACAGGCTCATGCTAATGCTGAACAGGCATTTGCGGCTTCGCAATACCTCAATCCTCCGGAGGGCAGCGCTCTGTTTTGGGCGAGAAAAGCTAAAGCGCTGGGTGATCCGGGGGCGGCGCAGGTCGAGCAGGACGTCTTCAATAAATTGATGGCGGATTTCACGGCGGCTCGGCAGAGTCACAGCTACGACCAGGCCCAGGCGCAGCTCTATCAAATCGCCAGCAGTTTTCCTGAACACACCGAATTGCGGCACGTGCAAGATGAAGTCCATCAGGAGCAGCAGCATTACGCGCAACAGATGGAGGAGCAGCGACGCCAGGCCGAAGCGGCAGCTCAGACCAAGAAGTTCGCTGTGCAGCATCGCCATGGCACCGGGGAAAGTTCCTGCACCGGGACCATCTCGGTTACGCCTGATGGCGTCGGTCACTATGACTGCAGCACTCCAGATGGCAAGGGCCGTTGCGAACACGTTGTGTTTGGAGCCGACTCGTTGAAAGAGGTGAAGGTCCGGGGCGATGGTTCGTTACATGTGGCCACACGGCAACAAGGGAACTTCGATTTCACGGGTGCCGATATGACGGTGAGAGATGCGTCGACGGCCTTGGTGCATCTGGTTGGAAAGCACTGA
- the lysA gene encoding diaminopimelate decarboxylase: MGDAELFCEATPLVKLAGRYGTPLYVYSSEMIRARLQAFARAFRAVPHTLCYSVKANSTLSILRLVERAGAGFDIVSGGELERVLRVRKTAARQVVFSGVGKTVAEMELALKAGILLFNIESASELRVLAATAARLKKRAAVAVRVNPDVSAKTHPYISTGLHQHKFGVPIPEARELYAEAAQHPSLKVSGVSVHIGSQIADVSSFAEALERVADLVRELRGAGHDIRYVDAGGGLGISYEGTQEQFGDQIAAYAASVLQPLQGLKVHLLLEPGRSIVGAAGVLLTRVIYRKANHDKRFLIVDAGMNDLLRPSLYGAHHEIVPVVRTSSETETTDIVGPVCETGDFFARDRQLPVVREGDLLAILDAGAYGAALGSNYNTRGKPAEVLVDGKKARVIRRRENVRDQLRLEEL; the protein is encoded by the coding sequence GTGGGCGACGCAGAACTGTTCTGCGAAGCTACTCCGCTTGTGAAACTGGCGGGACGGTATGGGACTCCCCTGTATGTGTACTCGTCCGAGATGATCCGGGCACGCCTGCAAGCATTTGCTCGGGCCTTTCGGGCCGTCCCCCATACCCTCTGTTACTCGGTCAAAGCGAATTCGACGCTGTCTATCTTGCGGTTGGTGGAGCGTGCCGGAGCAGGATTCGACATCGTGTCGGGCGGAGAACTCGAGCGAGTCTTACGAGTGAGAAAGACAGCCGCGCGCCAGGTTGTGTTCTCAGGAGTCGGGAAGACCGTGGCGGAAATGGAACTCGCGCTCAAGGCGGGGATCCTTCTCTTCAATATTGAAAGCGCCTCGGAGTTGCGAGTATTGGCGGCAACCGCAGCACGATTAAAGAAGCGCGCGGCGGTGGCAGTCCGGGTAAACCCTGACGTTTCGGCGAAGACGCATCCTTACATTTCCACGGGACTGCACCAGCACAAATTTGGCGTGCCGATTCCGGAGGCACGCGAACTCTACGCGGAAGCAGCGCAGCATCCGTCTTTGAAAGTCAGCGGAGTGAGCGTACACATCGGATCGCAGATTGCGGATGTCAGTTCATTTGCAGAAGCGTTGGAACGAGTCGCGGATCTTGTTCGGGAACTACGCGGTGCCGGTCATGACATTCGCTATGTGGATGCAGGCGGCGGGTTGGGGATCTCGTACGAGGGTACGCAGGAACAATTTGGTGACCAGATCGCGGCCTATGCTGCCTCAGTATTGCAACCGTTACAGGGACTGAAGGTGCATTTGTTGCTGGAGCCGGGACGATCGATTGTAGGAGCTGCGGGCGTGCTGTTGACTCGCGTGATCTACCGCAAGGCAAATCACGACAAGCGCTTCCTCATCGTGGATGCTGGCATGAATGACCTGTTGCGTCCTTCGTTGTACGGGGCGCACCACGAGATTGTGCCGGTGGTTCGAACGTCGAGCGAAACAGAGACCACCGACATCGTGGGACCAGTATGCGAAACCGGCGACTTTTTCGCACGAGACAGGCAGCTCCCGGTTGTACGAGAGGGAGACCTACTGGCAATTCTCGATGCCGGCGCCTACGGCGCTGCGCTCGGATCGAACTACAACACGCGCGGAAAACCGGCGGAAGTACTGGTGGACGGAAAGAAGGCGCGGGTCATTCGAAGACGCGAGAATGTGCGGGACCAGTTAAGGCTGGAGGAGCTCTGA
- the truB gene encoding tRNA pseudouridine(55) synthase TruB, giving the protein MNSVVVVDKPAGLTSHDVVNRVRRILGQKSVGHLGTLDPAATGVLPVVTGSLTRLAQFYLHSEKCYEGVIRFGFATDTYDADGEAATPEVEVTLDLDKLRELSLQFQGVIQQVPPPYSAKKIAGVRAYKMARKKQDVRLDPVEVEIKELAILSAEGNCCHFRAQVAAGTYVRSVAHDLGEKMGCGAHLQSLRRTAVAEFKIEDAHTLEELMEAAGQGRVEELSVHPRKLLPHFPCVTATDENAAFIRSGRAVNLPELSRERLVKVFHGQRDLIAIGTRIAGTLFHPGIVFVQD; this is encoded by the coding sequence ATGAACAGCGTAGTTGTAGTCGACAAACCAGCGGGACTGACTTCGCATGACGTGGTGAACCGCGTCCGGCGAATCCTCGGGCAGAAATCGGTGGGACATCTCGGCACACTGGATCCGGCGGCGACCGGAGTCTTGCCGGTGGTGACGGGCAGTTTGACCAGGCTGGCCCAGTTCTATCTGCACTCAGAAAAGTGCTATGAAGGCGTAATCCGCTTCGGCTTCGCCACCGACACCTACGACGCGGATGGGGAAGCGGCAACTCCGGAGGTCGAAGTGACGTTGGACCTGGACAAGCTGCGGGAATTGAGTCTGCAGTTTCAGGGCGTGATTCAGCAGGTGCCACCGCCCTATTCAGCCAAGAAAATTGCGGGAGTTCGGGCGTACAAAATGGCACGCAAGAAACAGGACGTCAGACTCGATCCAGTAGAGGTCGAGATCAAAGAGCTTGCCATCCTTTCTGCGGAAGGGAACTGCTGCCACTTTCGGGCGCAGGTTGCAGCGGGAACCTATGTGCGCTCGGTGGCGCACGATCTTGGCGAAAAGATGGGCTGCGGGGCTCATTTGCAGTCGCTGCGAAGAACTGCCGTGGCGGAATTCAAGATCGAAGATGCGCATACTCTGGAAGAATTGATGGAAGCGGCCGGGCAGGGAAGAGTGGAAGAGTTATCAGTGCATCCACGAAAGTTGCTGCCGCACTTCCCTTGCGTTACCGCGACCGACGAGAACGCCGCATTCATTCGCAGCGGACGAGCCGTCAATCTACCGGAACTGTCGCGCGAGCGGCTCGTGAAGGTGTTTCATGGACAGCGAGACCTGATCGCCATCGGCACTCGAATCGCCGGAACGCTATTTCATCCCGGGATTGTGTTCGTGCAGGACTAG
- the miaB gene encoding tRNA (N6-isopentenyl adenosine(37)-C2)-methylthiotransferase MiaB, which produces MEANVDKTFYLETFGCQMNVHDSEKVIGTLQQQGYRQVPTVEEAGLVLYNTCSIRDKAEQKVFNRLNDYKKLQAQGKKFGVLGCVAQQEGEKIFERAPYVSLVAGSASYRNLPSMLVQIEAGKRATGLDDRSTDECFETEFTARTNPHRGYITIIEGCDKFCAYCVVPYTRGKERSRTSESVLQEARRMADLGYTEIQLLGQNVNSYRDPDGNKSFAGLLTAVSEVNGIERVRFTTSHPRDFTRDIVEAIDASPALCDHVHLPIQSGSDRVLDAMQRLYTRDEYLERIAWIQSAKRDISITTDLIVGFPGETEHELDQTLSLLDAVGYDSAFTFKYSPRPNTPSLRLDDALPDEEKARRLAVVNEKQRQISMVRNKRHVGQVARVMVEGKNCSRGQWIGRTSQIKVLNFTAPEGTELKVGSYVDVKVTTIFPNSMVGELASSSD; this is translated from the coding sequence ATGGAAGCCAACGTCGACAAAACGTTTTACCTCGAGACCTTTGGCTGCCAGATGAACGTGCACGACTCCGAAAAGGTGATCGGCACGCTTCAACAGCAGGGATATCGCCAGGTCCCTACCGTCGAAGAAGCCGGCCTGGTGCTCTACAACACCTGCTCGATCCGCGACAAGGCGGAACAGAAGGTCTTCAACCGCCTGAACGACTACAAAAAACTACAGGCCCAGGGCAAGAAATTTGGAGTCCTCGGTTGTGTCGCCCAACAGGAAGGCGAGAAGATTTTTGAGCGCGCCCCCTACGTTTCGCTGGTGGCAGGCTCGGCTTCGTACCGGAATCTGCCGTCGATGCTCGTCCAGATCGAAGCAGGGAAGCGCGCCACCGGACTCGACGACCGCAGCACCGACGAATGCTTCGAAACTGAATTTACCGCCCGGACCAATCCTCATCGCGGCTACATCACGATCATCGAAGGCTGCGACAAATTTTGCGCTTACTGCGTTGTCCCTTATACGCGCGGAAAAGAGCGCAGCCGCACCTCTGAGTCCGTTCTTCAGGAAGCGCGCCGGATGGCCGATCTGGGCTACACGGAAATTCAACTGCTCGGGCAAAACGTGAACTCCTACCGCGATCCCGATGGAAACAAGAGTTTTGCGGGATTGCTGACTGCCGTCAGCGAAGTCAATGGCATTGAGCGTGTCCGCTTCACCACTTCCCACCCGCGCGATTTCACGCGCGACATTGTGGAAGCGATCGATGCCTCTCCCGCACTTTGCGACCACGTTCATCTTCCAATCCAGAGCGGCTCCGATCGCGTGCTCGACGCCATGCAGCGACTCTACACGCGCGACGAGTATCTCGAACGCATTGCGTGGATACAATCCGCCAAGCGCGATATCTCGATTACCACCGATCTGATCGTAGGTTTCCCGGGTGAAACCGAACACGAACTTGATCAGACGCTTTCTCTGCTGGACGCCGTCGGTTACGACAGCGCCTTCACGTTCAAGTACTCACCGCGCCCCAACACGCCATCCTTGCGCCTCGACGACGCCCTCCCGGATGAGGAAAAGGCGCGCCGGCTGGCCGTGGTGAATGAGAAACAGCGACAGATATCCATGGTTCGAAATAAGAGACACGTGGGACAAGTCGCCAGGGTGATGGTGGAAGGGAAGAATTGTTCCCGCGGCCAGTGGATCGGCCGTACCTCGCAGATCAAAGTGCTGAACTTCACTGCACCCGAAGGCACGGAATTGAAAGTCGGAAGCTACGTGGACGTGAAAGTAACCACGATCTTCCCCAACAGCATGGTAGGCGAATTAGCGAGTAGCAGTGACTAG